A stretch of the Archangium violaceum genome encodes the following:
- a CDS encoding DUF2760 domain-containing protein, giving the protein MTEQPSISFFARFWLAFVCFWRIWFDQAFAQAVLPVREADKAGTLPAVTPPAELPAATEQPKAAPVPTPVVAPPTPVAPPPPEREHAPALQLLSMLQREGRFIDFLQEDVAAFPDADVGAAARIVHEGCRKVVRQYLSLEPVLPQTEGDRVNVPAGFDAQRIRLTGNVAGQPPYSGALKHHGWVTTAVKFPSTSPAMDPRVLAPAEVELS; this is encoded by the coding sequence ATGACCGAACAGCCTTCGATCTCGTTCTTCGCTCGCTTCTGGCTCGCGTTCGTGTGCTTCTGGCGAATCTGGTTCGACCAGGCGTTCGCCCAGGCCGTACTGCCAGTCCGTGAAGCCGACAAGGCCGGCACGCTGCCGGCCGTCACCCCGCCCGCGGAGCTGCCAGCCGCCACCGAGCAGCCCAAGGCCGCCCCCGTCCCGACGCCGGTCGTCGCGCCGCCAACGCCGGTCGCCCCCCCGCCCCCCGAGCGGGAGCACGCCCCGGCCCTGCAGCTGCTGTCCATGCTGCAGCGCGAGGGTCGCTTCATCGACTTCCTCCAGGAGGACGTGGCCGCCTTCCCGGACGCGGACGTGGGCGCCGCCGCCCGTATCGTCCACGAGGGATGCCGCAAGGTGGTGCGTCAGTACCTCTCGCTGGAGCCCGTACTGCCCCAGACGGAGGGAGACCGGGTGAACGTGCCCGCCGGCTTCGACGCCCAGCGCATCCGCCTCACCGGCAACGTGGCCGGCCAGCCTCCCTACAGCGGTGCCCTGAAGCACCACGGCTGGGTGACCACGGCCGTGAAATTCCCATCCACCAGTCCGGCGATGGATCCCCGGGTGCTCGCGCCCGCTGAAGTCGAACTGTCCTGA
- a CDS encoding tetratricopeptide repeat protein, whose translation MSTPSSKTLSPAELAKLEHAFASDPSSDAYKPLAEAYLAASRFMEAMVVCKKGVKAHPDRAEPRLLLARVYSEQGKDKKALEEVLGALQVQPNDKASLRMAGVLQLKTGEADAGKANLLKAHEADPADAETLAAMQQYKVPVPQAAAPAPVAAAPAPVAPAPAPVAPAPAPVAAAPEPAAPAPAATRRAQVAADDDDAPRPKARAEQPVRTAARRPPVVVDEDDDVDTDDDDDAPRKPRKKSAGNSKFITLGLLIAVPIILGGYFVQGRMAAHRNREIKKQLEAATDQLKHDSFDSYKKACEAADKALEVDPDSTAAHGYLAYAYAIRWGEHGGGDDARNKAEEHLNAAKKSGEISSHLYAAEALFRTYGGKGKDALTELEKHVKTFDEQGKRSSLLYLTLGLIQMNAGDLDRAKDNLEKAQALAPDDPRIYAALGAVYRRLGQDSIAWKNYDFALRYEKDHPESLLGKSLLMLEQDEPNFGLAAQMIKKLVDAQPPPSPRQLAAAYLARSLLISRVVASMDKLKPDEQTRMVEATGVPADKEKAAQELKKAEETGFALDKRSPELSLIKGRRLLSENKFDEAATEIRKAIKIDGTRAQLYAELAKALMGKPGGEKEAAEALVTALKTMGDSPKLLTMLGNAYRRQNKLDDALAAYQRSVKDANAKNPEARLAMGSIFRERSDWAKAQDALEKASTEFIGQPDRAAAALLELARVFEGKGDAAKADETYQKALNADENYAPAYYFYAAFLSKDRKQADKVKALAREYISREPKGEYVAQAQAL comes from the coding sequence ATGTCTACTCCCTCATCGAAGACGTTGAGCCCGGCCGAGCTTGCGAAGCTGGAGCACGCGTTCGCTTCCGACCCTTCCTCTGACGCTTACAAGCCACTGGCCGAGGCGTATCTCGCCGCGAGCCGCTTCATGGAAGCGATGGTGGTCTGCAAGAAAGGGGTGAAGGCACACCCCGATCGCGCGGAGCCTCGCCTCCTGCTCGCTCGCGTGTACTCGGAGCAGGGCAAGGACAAGAAGGCCCTGGAAGAGGTGCTCGGCGCCCTCCAGGTGCAGCCCAACGACAAGGCCTCCCTGCGGATGGCCGGTGTCCTTCAGCTCAAGACCGGTGAGGCCGACGCCGGCAAGGCCAACCTCCTCAAGGCCCATGAGGCGGACCCCGCTGACGCCGAGACGCTCGCGGCGATGCAGCAGTACAAGGTGCCGGTGCCCCAGGCCGCCGCGCCCGCGCCGGTGGCCGCCGCCCCCGCGCCGGTGGCTCCGGCTCCCGCGCCGGTGGCCCCCGCGCCCGCGCCGGTGGCCGCCGCCCCCGAGCCCGCTGCTCCCGCTCCGGCCGCCACCCGCAGGGCCCAGGTTGCCGCGGACGATGACGACGCGCCGCGTCCCAAGGCCCGTGCCGAGCAGCCCGTGCGCACCGCGGCCCGCCGCCCGCCGGTGGTCGTCGACGAGGACGATGACGTCGACACCGACGACGACGATGACGCGCCTCGCAAGCCGCGCAAGAAGAGCGCTGGCAACAGCAAGTTCATCACGCTCGGCCTGCTGATCGCGGTCCCCATCATCCTGGGCGGCTACTTCGTCCAGGGGCGTATGGCCGCGCATCGCAACCGGGAGATCAAGAAGCAGCTCGAGGCCGCCACCGATCAGCTCAAGCACGACTCCTTCGACTCCTACAAGAAGGCGTGCGAGGCGGCCGACAAGGCGCTCGAGGTGGATCCGGACTCCACCGCCGCCCACGGCTACCTGGCCTATGCCTACGCCATCCGCTGGGGTGAGCACGGCGGTGGCGACGACGCGCGCAACAAGGCCGAGGAGCATCTGAACGCCGCCAAGAAGAGCGGGGAGATCAGCTCGCACCTGTATGCCGCCGAGGCCCTCTTCCGTACGTACGGTGGCAAGGGCAAGGACGCGCTCACCGAGCTCGAGAAGCACGTCAAGACCTTCGACGAGCAGGGCAAGCGCAGCTCGCTGCTGTACCTGACGCTCGGCCTCATCCAGATGAACGCGGGCGACCTGGATCGCGCCAAGGACAACCTGGAGAAGGCCCAGGCCCTGGCGCCGGACGACCCGCGCATCTACGCCGCGCTCGGCGCCGTGTACCGCCGGCTCGGCCAGGACTCCATCGCCTGGAAGAACTACGACTTCGCGCTGCGCTACGAGAAGGACCACCCCGAGTCCCTGCTCGGCAAGTCCCTGCTGATGCTGGAGCAGGACGAGCCCAACTTCGGGCTGGCGGCGCAGATGATCAAGAAGCTCGTGGATGCCCAGCCGCCTCCGTCGCCGCGCCAGCTCGCGGCGGCCTACCTGGCGCGCTCGCTGCTCATCTCGCGCGTGGTCGCGAGCATGGACAAGCTCAAGCCCGATGAGCAGACGCGGATGGTGGAGGCCACCGGTGTGCCCGCCGACAAGGAGAAGGCGGCCCAGGAGCTGAAGAAGGCCGAGGAGACGGGCTTCGCGCTGGACAAGAGGAGCCCCGAGCTATCGCTCATCAAGGGCCGCCGGCTGCTGTCGGAGAACAAGTTCGACGAGGCCGCCACGGAGATCCGCAAGGCCATCAAGATCGACGGCACGCGCGCTCAGCTCTACGCCGAGCTGGCCAAGGCCCTCATGGGCAAGCCGGGCGGCGAGAAGGAGGCCGCCGAGGCGCTCGTCACCGCCCTCAAGACGATGGGCGACAGCCCCAAGCTGCTCACCATGCTGGGCAACGCCTACCGCCGTCAGAACAAGCTCGACGACGCGCTGGCCGCGTACCAGCGCTCGGTGAAGGACGCCAACGCGAAGAACCCCGAGGCCCGTCTGGCCATGGGCTCCATCTTCCGCGAGCGCTCGGACTGGGCGAAGGCGCAGGACGCGCTGGAGAAGGCGAGCACCGAGTTCATCGGTCAGCCGGACCGGGCCGCCGCCGCGCTGCTCGAGCTGGCGCGCGTCTTCGAGGGCAAGGGCGACGCCGCCAAGGCCGACGAGACGTACCAGAAGGCGCTCAACGCCGATGAGAACTACGCCCCGGCCTACTACTTCTACGCGGCGTTCCTCTCGAAGGACAGGAAGCAGGCCGACAAGGTCAAGGCGCTGGCGAGGGAGTACATCAGTCGCGAGCCCAAGGGCGAGTACGTGGCCCAGGCCCAGGCGCTGTAG